CCTCGTCGACCGTCTACGGCGAAGCGCCGATGCCGACGCCCGAGGACTACGCACCCCTCGAACCGATCAGCATCTACGGGTCCTCGAAGCTCGCCGACGAAGCCATCGTGTCGACGTACGCGCACTCCTACTGCATCCAGGCGTGGGTGTACCGGTTCGCGAACATCGTCGGCCCGAACCAGCGCGGGAACGTCATCCCGGACTTCATCGAGAAACTGCTCGCGGACCCCGAGACCCTCGAGATCCTCGGGAACGGCCGTCAGGAGAAGTCCTACCTGCACGTCGAGGACTGCGTCGACGCCATGATCCACGTCGTCGAGCACGCCGACCGCGACCTCAACACGTACAACCTCGGCACGCGCACGACGACGAGCGTGAACCGCATCGCCGACATCGTCGCGGACGAACTCGACTGCGACCCCGAGTACGAGTACACGGGCGGCGACCGCGGCTGGACCGGCGACGTCCCGAAGATGCGGCTCTCCATCGAGAAACTCGCCGCACTCGGCTGGGAGCCACCGCACTCCAGCGACGAAAGCGTGCGTCGAGCGACCGAAGAACTCGCCGAGGAACTCCGCGCGGAGTACTGACCGGTCCACTACGCTCCCCGATTTCGGCCCTTCTCTCAGGCGCCGTCGGTTCGTGCGTTCGGTCAGACGGTGAACGACGTCGCCGCCTCGCAGTCCACGTCGTTCGCGGTCAACCAGGCTCGGGCCTCGTACTCGCCCGCGGGCGCGTCCTCCCACGTCGCGGCGTAGGTCACGGCGTCGCCGGGCGCGATCGACTCCGACTGCAGCATCTGCATGAACATCCGGTCGTCGGAGAACGACCACACCTCCTCGCCGTCCTCGAACACGACGACCTCGTGCGTCTGGGAGTCCGAGAACTGGAGGTCGACCGCCTCCGAACCGTCGTTCGCGACCGCGTACTCGAACTCGACCGCGTCGTCCGATACCGTCGCCGAGAGCGACCCCGAGAGCGTCATGAACGAGCGTTCCCGCGGGCGCGTTGTAACCTTTCCCCACGGCGTACGCTTTCCCACGCCGCACGCCGGAACCACCCGACTGGCGCCGGCTGCGGGACCGAATCGAGGAGGACTCTGGTCGATGGAGCGGAACGAGGAGAAACTTATTCACTCACGCGTGCGTGGGCGCGGGCATGCCAGGTCCCGTATTCATCGACGGCGACGTCGTCGCACTCCGGACGCTCGAAGACGAGGACCGCGACGCACTACAGGAAACCGCGAACCATCCCGG
Above is a genomic segment from Halorubellus sp. JP-L1 containing:
- a CDS encoding NAD-dependent epimerase/dehydratase family protein, producing the protein MDLTDKRVVVTGAAGLVGSHLAAELAAENDVLAVDDLSKGMRERVPDAVEFQRLDMTDEADVAAAITNDVDVVFHFAAYTDTNYDDDRQLFEENGAMTYNVLERMHDVGVDKLAFTSSSTVYGEAPMPTPEDYAPLEPISIYGSSKLADEAIVSTYAHSYCIQAWVYRFANIVGPNQRGNVIPDFIEKLLADPETLEILGNGRQEKSYLHVEDCVDAMIHVVEHADRDLNTYNLGTRTTTSVNRIADIVADELDCDPEYEYTGGDRGWTGDVPKMRLSIEKLAALGWEPPHSSDESVRRATEELAEELRAEY
- a CDS encoding BsuPI-related putative proteinase inhibitor, which produces MTLSGSLSATVSDDAVEFEYAVANDGSEAVDLQFSDSQTHEVVVFEDGEEVWSFSDDRMFMQMLQSESIAPGDAVTYAATWEDAPAGEYEARAWLTANDVDCEAATSFTV